One segment of Carcharodon carcharias isolate sCarCar2 chromosome 16, sCarCar2.pri, whole genome shotgun sequence DNA contains the following:
- the LOC121289293 gene encoding kelch-like ECH-associated protein 1, with amino-acid sequence MSMTTGCPAEVMPSQNASRYFSYTLENHTVEAFKIMNEIRLNKQLCDVTLRVKHNALEEEFVAHKIVLASCSPVFKAMFTNGLKECGMEVIPIVGVHPTVMQRLIEFAYTASITVGEKCVLHVMNGAVMYQIDSVVKACCKFLVEQLDPSNAIGIASFAEEIGCQELSEKAREYIYLHFSEVAKQEEFFNLTQCQLVSLISRDELNVRCESEVYHACIEWVKYDCENRHPYIHALLNAVRCHSLTPNFLKTQLQKCEILRMDSKCKDYLVEVFKELTLHKPTKACPCRSPNVPQLMYTAGGYYRQSLNFLEAYNPLENCWIRLTDMPMPRSGLAACTVHGLLYAVGGRNNSPDGNTDSNALDCYNPMNNQWSPCTPMNVPRNRVGGGVIDGMIYAVGGSEGCIHHSSVERYDPEKDQWEFVASMSTSRIGVGVAIVNRLLYAVGGFDGTNRLNSAECYHPEDNRWNTIAPMNTVRSGAGICALKNYVYAIGGYDGVNQLNSVEQYDIETDKWTCIVPMKHKRSALGVTVYQGKIYVLGGYDGQDFLSSVECFDPDTGQWTEVTQMTSGRSGVGVAVTMEPCNLARH; translated from the exons ATGTCGATGACAACTGGGTGCCCAGCGGAAGTGATGCCGTCACAGAATGCTAGCCGCTACTTCAGTTACACATTAGAAAACCACACGGTGGAAGCTTTTAAAATAATGAATGAGATACGCTTAAACAAGCAACTCTGTGACGTGACACTCCGGGTGAAGCACAATGCCCTGGAGGAGGAGTTTGTTGCACACAAGATTGTGCTTGCCTCTTGCAGCCCTGTTTTCAAGGCCATGTTTACCAATGGTTTGAAAGAATGTGGAATGGAGGTTATACCTATTGTGGGTGTTCACCCTACAGTAATGCAACGTTTGATCGAGTTTGCATACACTGCTAGTATTACAGTCGGAGAGAAATGTGTACTGCATGTTATGAATGGAGCCGTGATGTACCAGATAGATAGTGTCGTTAAAGCATGCTGCAAATTCCTAGTGGAGCAATTGGATCCCAGTAATGCCATTGGTATCGCCTCATTTGCTGAGGAAATTGGCTGCCAAGAGTTGAGTGAAAAGGCCAGAGAGTATATATACCTGCACTTCAGTGAG GTAGCAAAACAAGAAGAATTCTTCAACCTCACGCAGTGCCAACTGGTCAGCCTAATCAGCAGAGATGAGTTGAACGTGCGCTGTGAATCTGAGGTCTATCACGCTTGTATCGAATGGGTGAAATATGACTGTGAGAACAGACATCCATATATACATGCGTTGCTAAATGCGGTTAGGTGCCATTCTCTGACTCCAAACTTCCTGAAAACACAACTGCAGAAGTGTGAAATACTCCGAATGGACTCCAAATGTAAAGATTATCTCGTGGAAGTCTTTAAGGAGCTGACACTGCACAAACCAACCAAGGCCTGTCCCTGCAGGTCACCAAATGTCCCCCAGTTAATGTACACGGCAGGAGGCTATTACCGTCAGTCACTGAATTTTCTCGAAGCCTATAATCCTTTGGAGAACTGTTGGATCAGATTGACAGATATGCCAATGCCACGGAGTGGTTTAGCTGCTTGCACCGTTCACGGGCTCCTATATGCAGTAGGAGGAAGAAATAACTCGCCGGATGGCAACACTGATTCCAATGCATTAGACTGTTACAATCCTATGAACAACCAGTGGTCCCCCTGTACGCCTATGAATGTTCCCAGGAACCGGGTTGGAGGAGGAGTGATAGATGGAATGATCTATGCTGTCGGTGGGTCTGAGGGCTGTATCCATCACAGTTCTGTAGAAAG ATATGATCCAGAGAAGGACCAGTGGGAGTTTGTGGCTTCAATGTCAACTAGCAgaattggtgttggtgttgcaaTTGTAAATCGTCTTCTGTATGCAGTTGGTGGTTTTGATGGAACAAATCGCCTCAATTCAGCAGAGTGCTATCACCCTGAAGACAACAGATGGAACACCATTGCACCAATGAACACCGTTAGGAGTGGAGCAG GTATCTGTGCACTAAAAAACTATGTTTATGCAATTGGAGGATATGATGGTGTAAATCAACTTAACAGTGTAGAACAATACGACATAGAAACGGATAAATGGACATGTATAGTGCCAATGAAGCACAAGCGcagtgctcttggagtaactgtcTATCAGGGCAAAATCTACGTGCTTG gcgGCTATGACGGACAAGATTTCCTCAGTAGTGTGGAATGCTTTGATCCAGACACTGGGCAATGGACAGAAGTGACGCAGATGACCTCGGGCAGGAGTGGTGTTGGTGTGGCTGTGACAATGGAACCGTGCAACTTGGCTCGGCATTAA